AAGCCTGGAACATACACAATAACAAGTCAAGACCCTTCTTCCAGTTTTTATTATAGCGGAGTTGATGAGAACAACACATCCATTATATTATTATCAAATAATATGACCATTACGTTTACGGAATTCCGAGAACGTTTTGGAGGTGCATGGAATTTGGTGTCAGGTACATTTTCAGGCACAGCAAAACTTGGCTCTGAAGACGTAGTGATAACTAACGGCTCTTTTAGAACAAAAGGCCTTTAATTAAACACACCCTTTAATCAAAAGGAAACCCGACCCTGTGTCGGGTTTTTTATTTCTACGAAAATGTACATGCAAATATTTAAGTGCGCTTAGAATCATTTTGCAAAACAATACATTAAAATAATTATGCTGTGTTAATGAAATTTACGGGTAATTGAAGTTTTCCAAACTGCACTAAATGGGTATAACATACAAAAATACCCTTGGAAAAAATCAGTATTACTAAACGAACCTATCGTTCATCGAATTTTCGTATAAAAAAACAACAGGAAACCATTAGAATTTGTAATCTCTTTATATTCGTGAATAGCCTATATGTAGTTAGTTTAGTTTACTATTAATTATTATACATTTAATCACTATCTAATCAATGAAAAAAAGATTTTTTTCAATTGCTGTTGTATGCTTTTTAGCAACGGCTGTTCTATTTAATTCGTGTAAAAAAACTGAGGAGTCGGGCCTCAGCAATCCAACAACAAACACACCTAAACACAACTACACACCCCCTGCTGTTACATTTTCAGCTCCGGTAGAAGGTTTTGTAATTGATGAAAACGGGAATGCCGTTAGTGCTGCCGAAGTGAAAACAGGCAGTAAAACAACTACAACTAACCAAAACGGATATTTTAGGATTGAAGCAGCCCCATTTACGGGAGACTTTTGTTATATCAAAGCGGTGAAGAAAGGTTTCTTTATAGGTTCAACTACCATTCATGGGCAGGCGGGAAATAGCCATGCCACTGAATTGATAATGGTATCCCAAAATAATATCGTTTCGTTCGCTGCCGCTCAGGGAAAAACCATCACTCTGCAAGGTGGTGCAACTGTTAAGCTGCCTGCTAACGGGTTTGTTACATCTTCGGGCAAAGCATACACGGGCAATGTTAATGTTGCGGTAATGCATCTTAATCCCGAGGCAAAAAATTTCAGTAGCCTGATACCCGGTGGTGATTTAAGGGCTTTTAATGCCGAAGGTCAAAACGTGCAACTATATTCATACGGCATGATGAATGTAGAGATGCGCGATGACGCAGGTAACCTGCTACAATTAGCTTCGGGTCAAAAATCAACCCTTACCATACCTGTTCCTGTTTCTATGACAGCCCCCGCCTCTATTCCTTTGTGGTATTTTGATGAAGACAAAGGGGTATGGATTGAAGAAGGGAAAGCTGCTTTGCAGGGTACAAATTATGTGGGTACGGTTTCGCATTTTACCTATTGGAATGTTGACAAGCCATGCCCTCCGGCAATTGTTAAAGGCAAGGTTGTTGACAGTGACGGAAATCCTGTAGGATGGATAAACATACAAATCGGGCAAAAAAAGGTTTTTTCAAATAACGACGGCACTTTCCGTATTTACACATCAAGTGATGAGGATATAATAGTGGATGTAATAGATTGGGAAACTGGTAATCCGATGGGAATTAATAAATCAGTTCATACCCCTGCATTGGGTCAAACATTGGATATTGGTACAATTACACTTCCTGCCCAATCTAAAATTAAATTAAAAGCCAATGTGCTTGATTGTAACGATAAGCCTTTCACAGGTTTTGCCATTATTAAAAAAGGTAATTATAAAGGCAGAACATTTGTAAAAAATTCTGTTTTCAACTACCATATCACTCCGTCAGGCGGTGAGGCCGACATTGAAATCTATTCAAACGACGGTTCTGAATTTAATATAAGTAAGGTAACCTTACCGTCTAATGCTTCTGTTGCTGAGAAAGATCTGGGCACTATAAAAGTTTGTAATAATGTAGCAAACTCTGATTACGTGAAATTTACTTATACCTTACCGGGTCAGCAACCTGTTACTATTATTAAAACTTCACCCAAATTTCCTGTAGCCTCGTATAATACCACTGGAAAATCTACAGGAATTAGTTTTACGGATGGTGCAACGGAGGCAGAAAGAACATTTGCTTTTTGGATTGGGTTTAGTGGTGGAACAGTTGGGGATTATTTTACCACTCACAATCAGTCGGGGATTCCCGGGGGATCTTTGGGATATCTGGATTTTCCTGAGACCTTTCAAATTCAATCTGATTCTACAATAGTAAAAATAACATCCTACGGAACAGTGGGGAATGATATAAAGGGTACCTTTTCAGGTAAGGTACGCATAAACGATTGGTTTAATGACGATTACCATATACACCCTTTGGGAGAAATAACAGGGGAATTTAAAATAAAACGTGGAGCGGATAAATAGTATAAATAAAACTTATGCGTTCTTTAAAACCCGTTGCAATGCAACGGGTTTTTTATTTATACAAAACTGCATTCGTCGATATTTTAATAACCCACCCAACTCTTTATCAAAACAGCACGTGTATAGTATCAAAGGCGCCTATCATTTAATCAAAACCAGTTATTATGAAATCAACAAAAAAAATCCCCGTGCTGCTTGTAGGGTTGCTGTTACTGTTTTTTATCAGCAATTGTAAAAAGCAAGAATCTCCGGCTCCTAGCGATATTAACGGAACATCTAACCCAACAGTTCCTCCCAACCCATACAACCCTCCTGCCGTAACCTTTACTGCTCCTGTTATGGGCTTTGTAGTTGATGAAGCCAACAACCCCGTACAAAATGCAGTAGTGAGCACCGGTGGCCAAACCTTTACTACCGATGTTAATGGTGCATTTGAATTTAAATCAGTTCCGTTTACGGGTGATTTTTGTTACCTAAAAGCCACCAAAAACGGCTATTTCTTCGGTTCTACTACCGTACAAGGAAAATCGGGCGGCAGCTTTGCTACCCAATTAGTAATGGTATCACAAACCAACCGACAAACCTTTGCTGCTACTGATGCAAAAACAATAACCATTGCCAACGGTGCATCGGTTGATTTTCCTGCGAACGCTATTAAAACCCTTGACGGTAAGCCCTACACAAGTAATGTTGAGGTAGCTACTACTTACCTTAACCCCAACGATGCCAATTTTAGCCAAGTAACCCCCGGTGGTGATTTGCGTGCTTATAACCTGCAAGGCCAAGACGTGATGTTATACTCATACGGTATGGTGGGTGTTGAATTACGCGACAACACAGGAAAACCGCTGCAACTTGCCGACGGTAAAAAAGCAACCGTAACTATGCCTGTGCCTGCGGGGATGCAAAATGCTCCTGCCACAATCCCTCTTTGGTATTTTGACGAAAACAAAGGAGTATGGATAGAAGAAGGTAGTGCCAAATTGCAAAACGGCAGCTATGTGGGCACAGTAACCCACTTTACGTATTGGAACTGTGACATACCCGGAACCCGAGCAAAATTGAAAGGCAAACTAAAAGATTGTGAAGGGGACGTGGTAAACGACATGATGGTGAGAACCGGACAAACCAACGCTTGGGTTGACAAAGATGGCAATTGGGAACGTTGGGTGCCCTCAGGAGTTAAATTTGAACTGGATGCAGATGATTTTTTAACGGGTAACATTGTTGATTTAAATATCCCCGTGCCGGTACTTACTAATGAGCAAGTACACGATATGGGAGTTATTACCGTTCCTTGCCGCCAGAAAGTGAAAGGTTCTGTTACCGATTGCGATAACAACCCGTTTAATGGGTATGTGATTATAAAAACTGCTTCTAAAACCTTCAGAAGCCCTATAGTTAACGGCAAACTAAAAGCTACAGTTTACAGCAACGGCGAAACGGCTGATGTGTACTTTTACAATGCTACCGCTGGCCAATTAACTAAAATTACCATTACACTTCCTGCCACCGGAAAATCGGTGGATTTGGGAAACCTTGTAGCCTGCCCGCCAAAAACTGTTACCCCAAAATTCAGCTTTGATTACGATGACGGTACAGGAGTTCAATCAGTAACTTTTAGCAACATTACGACCGGAAACGGCACTTATTATACCACATCTGACTACATGAACATTCTTATTGAAGGCTCACAAAATACCGCACAGTTTATGTTTGTGGATCCAAAACTAGGCCCGCAAAACCCGAGTAACGATAGTATTTTCATACAAGTAGGTGGTAAATATTTCCAAGGAATTTCTACTAACTGCACCATTACAAAATACGAAGCCCCGGGCGGTGAAGTAAGCGGCACATTTAACGGCACAATGACAATTTATCCCGGTAATACCCCTGTAACTGTTACCAACGGTAAGTTTACCGTATTGCGTATGCCCGACGAACAATAATACTGATTCACTAATAGGTTTAAACTCTCCCCTTGCCCTGCGCATTATTTATGCGCGGGGCTTTTTGTTTGAAAACACCCCCCTATCGCTATATTTGCCTTTCATACATTTTACTGCAATGAAATACCCGCAAATAGATAATAAACTGTTTATAGAAAACCGTGCCCGTTTCATCAAGCAAATGAAACCCAATAGTATTGCTATTTTTAACAGCAACTACGAATACGTGTGGAACGGCGATGCCAGTCATGATTTTAAGCAAAACAGCGATTTAATCTGGCTGAGCGGTATCGACCAAGAGGATAGTATTTTAATTATTTATCCCGATTGCCCGATTGCTGATTTTAGGGAGGCATTGTTTTTAAAACAAACCAACGAGCACATAGCTGTTTGGGAAGGTCATAAATACACCAAAGAAGAAGCTACATCGGCTTCAGGAATCAAATCAATTTTTTGGAACAGTGAGTTTGAGGCAAAAATCCGCCAGATTGTAAACCTTGCCGATAACATCTACCTGCCGCTGAACGAGAACAACCGCTTTAGCTTTAAATCTCCCTACAAAGATTTGGATTTTGCCCACGAAATGAAGGCAAAATTCCCGTTGCATAATTACGAACGCACCGCCCCCATTTTGCACCGTTTACGCTCCATTAAATCTGAAATTGAGGTGAATTTGATGCGTTATGCTATCGGAGTTTCAAAAAAAGGCTTTGAGCGTTTGCTAGGCTTTGTGAAACCCGGTGTGTGGGAGTATGAGGTGGAAGCCGAACTGATACACGAATACATCCGTAACCGTGCCATAGGACATTCGTTTCACCCGATTGTGGCTTCGGGGGCAAGCGCTTGTGTGCTGCATTACGTAGAAAACAACAAAGAGTGCAAAGACGGGGATTTACTGTTGGTTGATTGCGGTGTTGATTATGCCAATTATGTGAGCGACATGACGCGTACCTTCCCTGTTAACGGGCGTTTTACTACCCGCCAAAAACAAGTGTACAATGCCGTATTGCGTGTGATGAAAGAAGCCCGCAAACTGTTGGTGCCAGGTGCCAGCTGGCCTGCTTACCAAAAACAGGTAGAAAGCATTATGGAGAAAGAGTTGGTGGATTTGGGCTTACTTACCATGGACGATATCAAAAACCAAGACCCTAAGTGGCCTGCGGTTAAGAAATACTTCCCCCACGGCACATCGCACTTTATGGGTGTTGAGGTGCACGATGTGGGTCGTTATTACGAGCCCTTGCAAGCAGGTATGCTGCTAAGCTGCGAGCCCGGTATTTACATTCCTGAAGAAGGAATAGGTATCCGTATAGAGAATGATATATTGATTACGGCCAACGGTCCGCTGGATTTGATGGACGAAATCGGGATGCCGATAGAGGTAGAAGAAATAGAAACCCTTATGAATCAGGGGAAATAAAAATTTTTTTAAAAAAATTTGCAAAATATATTTGATACCCCCATATTTGCACTCCCTAAAAACAACGAAGGGTTGCTGAAAGGGACGCAAATAAAGGGGACATAGCTCAGTTGGTTCAGAGCATCTGCCTTACAAGCAGAGGGTCACAGGTTCGAATCCTGTTGTCCCCACAAAAAATAAAAACCTCATCCTAATCGGTGAGGTTTTTTTGTTTCTGTCATGTTTCATACCTACATATTATATTCCTTATCCAAAAACAAATACTACGTTGGTCATACCGGTGATTCATTGAGCGAAAGGCTGCGGAAACACAACTCTAATCACAAAGGATTTACCGGCGGGCATGGTGATTGGGAACTAAAATACACAGAAACTTTTCAATCGAAATCAGAGGCTTATCAGAGAGAGTTAGCGATTAAACGCTGGAAAAGCCGAAAGAAAATCGAAGAACTTATTAATAGCTCAGTGGGTTCAGAGCATCCCGACTTATAAGTCGGGAGAGTCACAGGTTCGAATCCTGTTGTCCCCACAAAAAATAAAAACCTCATCCTAATCGGTGAGGCTTTTTTTGTTTTAAGATATGTATGTGTTTTTTATCTTTGTACACATGAGAATGGCTGTAATGTTATAATATTCTTTTTCACGCTTACATCTTAGCCCACGCTATACTCTTTACATAGCGTGCATTTTAATTATTTTTTATTACCACTTTAATTCAACCGATCCGTAGCGGACATTAATGTCTACAGCTATTGGTTCGCAACAACACATTATGTCAGAAATATTAAGTACAACAGAAATAGAACAATTCATCACTACCGGATTTGTCCGCATTGATAACGCATTTTCTAAAGAAATTGCAGAGGAGGTTTTGGATATTTTATGGAACGACCTTCCATGTGATAGGTTCAATCCCTCAACTTGGACAACACCTGTAATCCGTTTGGGGATGTACACACAGCCTCTCTTTGTTGAGTCGTTGAACACAGAGAAACTGCATGCTGCCTATAATCAATTAATTGGTGAAGGAAATTGGATTGCGTGCCGAAGTGTGGGTACATTTCCGGTGAGATTTCCTGCTGCCCAACAACCCAACGATACGGGCAAACACGTAGACGCTGGTTTTCCGGGAAATGACCCTGCTAACTTTTTTGAATGGCGCATAAACATTAAATCAAAAGGCAGGGCTTTATTGATGCTTGCGTTATACTCTGATGTGAATGAAAATGATGCTCCAACAATTATTTATGAAGGTTCACACATTGATGTAGCTCTCTTACTATCTCAGGAAGGAGATTCAGGTCTTTCGTTTATTGAGCTTGCGGGTAGCTTAAACGAGTTACCCTTACGAAAAGAGGTGTACGCCACAGGTAAAGCGGGAACCGTTTATTTATGCCACCCGTTTTTGGTGCATGCTGCCCAAGCCCACCAAGGAACAAACCCTAAGTTTATGGCTCAACCTCCATTATTGTTAAAGACTGAATTATCGGTTGCAAACCCTGATGACTTTCATACACCAGTTGAACAAGCCATTCTCTTGGCTTTGAAGTGATTTATTTACAATTAAAACAAAAACCTCATCCTAATCGGTGAGGTTTTTTTGTTTCTATCATGTTTCATATCTGCATCTTATACCATCATCCAAGAACAGATACTACGAGGTTTCAACTTTCACTTCAAAAGCTAATGATTGGATGCTAAAACATTCCTAAACTTTCAGTATTAGTGGGCAAGCTGCAAAAAAAGGGATTAAAGCCAACAGATTAATTGTAAACAAAACGAATATAAATAACTGGAAATTAAAACAGATATAAGTAACTGGTTATTTGTCAACAATTCTATCTTGATTTGAAATATTATTTCATTTAATACTTAAAAATTATGAGTTCTTACAACTGCCATGTTTACATAGAAAACGACACCGCCAACACCTTATATCTATCGGGCACACCGATAGCTAAAGGCGGTAGCTATGTTACTAACCCACCTGCCCAAATTAACCGAAGCACAATTGTCCACTTTGAGATGACAGATGGATTTCACCACGGACCAGAAGGTCAATGCTCATATCAAACACAAGGGCCGGATGGAGTTACCGAAACATTTACAATTAGCTATTGCTGCGCTCGCTACGGTCACAATTATGCTGATGGCTCCTTCAACCAACCATCGACCGATCTAAGCTTAGTAATGATACCTAACCCGTTGCCTGTAGGCGATCACCCGGTTTACGTGAAGTTTGTTGTTAGCCAGTTGTAGAACTTCACCAAGATGAAAGCTCTCTACATCCTTTAATTAAAAACTTCTTATACCAATAGCTTTAACCAACCTAAAAAGACAATCACATGGAAACTATTAAAACCCCTTATTATACACGTACTTCAAACCCATTTTTATCCCGGTGGCAATCGGCTGTTTCAAAGGTTTTGGGTGACAAGTTTAGGAGCGAAAACCCTGAACTTAAAAGCCATGAAATAAACAGTAAAGTGCTGGCGCACCCGATGATGGCGGGAACAAACCACCATATAACCAGGTTAAAAAACAACCTGCCGTTGTTAACACTTGATGATGTGCATTCCTACGTAGATCAAAAGGACGCCGACAACAATTTTCACCCTCTGGTACACGCTTACCTATCGCAATACTATTTACAACAAACACTGGAAGAAGCTGCAAAAGACCCGGATTCATCCATTAATTACACCACCCCTTCTCCGGGTATCCCTCCCGCTGATTTCCCGGATACAAATGCCAATATAATACAATGGGGTATAGCCGGGAAAGTGTGGGCTACTTCACACCGTCCGGATCCAAGCCCCTATTACGATTGGAGCAAAAATATTCCCGACGGTATGAAGAAGGACGACTTCATGAAAACCTTCAGTGTGTTTACAATTCCGGATGATTCTACCATTGCCATACTTGGAGATTTCGGTACAGGTTTGGCCGACGGAATAGAGATGCTTACCTCAATTATGATCAATCAAAATCCTGATTTCATCATTCATTTGGGTGATATTTACTATGCCGGAACAGACGAAGAGACCCAAGCCTACGTAGAAATGTTTACTACGGCATTCCGGCTGGCCGGAAAAAAAGTACCGGTTTTCTCCATCCCGGGGAATCATGAATACTACTCAGGAGGAACACCCTTTTTTAAATATGCCTTAGCTATGAATGCCCAAAACGGGTTTCCTCAATATAGCCAACAGGCCAGTTACTTCTGTCTTCGCACAGAGTCATCCAACTGGCAATTCCTATCAATGGACACAGGTTTAAATTCGGTGCATTGGTATACCGTAGGAGGCCTTACCGATACCTATGGCCCTTGGCTTTGGTTTAGTGAATGGGACTGGTGCCAAGATAAACTGGAAAATTTTGGCCTCTCTGGTGGCGGTAAAACTGTTTTATTATCGCATCACCAGTTGTATTCTGTTACTTCAACTATTAATGATGGAAATCAAGTTGTTTTCCAATCAGGTACTGATGCAAAAACCTTCCAATTCCTAAATGCAAATTTATACAACACTTTCTCTGACTATTTTGGCGAGATAAATGCCTGGTTTTGGGGACACGAACATATTCTTGCAATCTTCCAGAACAATGAGTTGTATGGAAGTGATAATGAAGAGCCTTTAAAAATTGCAAGGCTTGTTGGTAACAGCGGATATGAAGAATGGGTAGGTCCCAAGGGTTCATACGGTATTGCAAATACCAACCAACATTATGCCACACCTATGGTAGAACTTGATTCAACGATGGTGACCTATTTCGACCCAGTTCTTGGATTAAATGTTAGCTCACGGTTCTACAACCATGGTTGGGCATTACTTAAACTATCGGATGCCGATTCCGGCATTGCCACAACTTACTGGCAGTATCCGGTAAAAGATTATCTCGCTCACATTCCACCGGTATCCCAAATTGCAAAACCCATTGCAGTTAATTTTTCTGAAACCATCTATTAACTATAGTACCATGCAATAAGCCC
Above is a window of Bacteroidota bacterium DNA encoding:
- a CDS encoding carboxypeptidase regulatory-like domain-containing protein, with the protein product MKKRFFSIAVVCFLATAVLFNSCKKTEESGLSNPTTNTPKHNYTPPAVTFSAPVEGFVIDENGNAVSAAEVKTGSKTTTTNQNGYFRIEAAPFTGDFCYIKAVKKGFFIGSTTIHGQAGNSHATELIMVSQNNIVSFAAAQGKTITLQGGATVKLPANGFVTSSGKAYTGNVNVAVMHLNPEAKNFSSLIPGGDLRAFNAEGQNVQLYSYGMMNVEMRDDAGNLLQLASGQKSTLTIPVPVSMTAPASIPLWYFDEDKGVWIEEGKAALQGTNYVGTVSHFTYWNVDKPCPPAIVKGKVVDSDGNPVGWINIQIGQKKVFSNNDGTFRIYTSSDEDIIVDVIDWETGNPMGINKSVHTPALGQTLDIGTITLPAQSKIKLKANVLDCNDKPFTGFAIIKKGNYKGRTFVKNSVFNYHITPSGGEADIEIYSNDGSEFNISKVTLPSNASVAEKDLGTIKVCNNVANSDYVKFTYTLPGQQPVTIIKTSPKFPVASYNTTGKSTGISFTDGATEAERTFAFWIGFSGGTVGDYFTTHNQSGIPGGSLGYLDFPETFQIQSDSTIVKITSYGTVGNDIKGTFSGKVRINDWFNDDYHIHPLGEITGEFKIKRGADK
- a CDS encoding carboxypeptidase regulatory-like domain-containing protein translates to MKSTKKIPVLLVGLLLLFFISNCKKQESPAPSDINGTSNPTVPPNPYNPPAVTFTAPVMGFVVDEANNPVQNAVVSTGGQTFTTDVNGAFEFKSVPFTGDFCYLKATKNGYFFGSTTVQGKSGGSFATQLVMVSQTNRQTFAATDAKTITIANGASVDFPANAIKTLDGKPYTSNVEVATTYLNPNDANFSQVTPGGDLRAYNLQGQDVMLYSYGMVGVELRDNTGKPLQLADGKKATVTMPVPAGMQNAPATIPLWYFDENKGVWIEEGSAKLQNGSYVGTVTHFTYWNCDIPGTRAKLKGKLKDCEGDVVNDMMVRTGQTNAWVDKDGNWERWVPSGVKFELDADDFLTGNIVDLNIPVPVLTNEQVHDMGVITVPCRQKVKGSVTDCDNNPFNGYVIIKTASKTFRSPIVNGKLKATVYSNGETADVYFYNATAGQLTKITITLPATGKSVDLGNLVACPPKTVTPKFSFDYDDGTGVQSVTFSNITTGNGTYYTTSDYMNILIEGSQNTAQFMFVDPKLGPQNPSNDSIFIQVGGKYFQGISTNCTITKYEAPGGEVSGTFNGTMTIYPGNTPVTVTNGKFTVLRMPDEQ
- a CDS encoding aminopeptidase P family protein, whose protein sequence is MKYPQIDNKLFIENRARFIKQMKPNSIAIFNSNYEYVWNGDASHDFKQNSDLIWLSGIDQEDSILIIYPDCPIADFREALFLKQTNEHIAVWEGHKYTKEEATSASGIKSIFWNSEFEAKIRQIVNLADNIYLPLNENNRFSFKSPYKDLDFAHEMKAKFPLHNYERTAPILHRLRSIKSEIEVNLMRYAIGVSKKGFERLLGFVKPGVWEYEVEAELIHEYIRNRAIGHSFHPIVASGASACVLHYVENNKECKDGDLLLVDCGVDYANYVSDMTRTFPVNGRFTTRQKQVYNAVLRVMKEARKLLVPGASWPAYQKQVESIMEKELVDLGLLTMDDIKNQDPKWPAVKKYFPHGTSHFMGVEVHDVGRYYEPLQAGMLLSCEPGIYIPEEGIGIRIENDILITANGPLDLMDEIGMPIEVEEIETLMNQGK
- a CDS encoding GIY-YIG nuclease family protein gives rise to the protein MFHTYILYSLSKNKYYVGHTGDSLSERLRKHNSNHKGFTGGHGDWELKYTETFQSKSEAYQRELAIKRWKSRKKIEELINSSVGSEHPDL
- a CDS encoding phytanoyl-CoA dioxygenase, with protein sequence MSEILSTTEIEQFITTGFVRIDNAFSKEIAEEVLDILWNDLPCDRFNPSTWTTPVIRLGMYTQPLFVESLNTEKLHAAYNQLIGEGNWIACRSVGTFPVRFPAAQQPNDTGKHVDAGFPGNDPANFFEWRINIKSKGRALLMLALYSDVNENDAPTIIYEGSHIDVALLLSQEGDSGLSFIELAGSLNELPLRKEVYATGKAGTVYLCHPFLVHAAQAHQGTNPKFMAQPPLLLKTELSVANPDDFHTPVEQAILLALK
- a CDS encoding metallophosphoesterase, which produces METIKTPYYTRTSNPFLSRWQSAVSKVLGDKFRSENPELKSHEINSKVLAHPMMAGTNHHITRLKNNLPLLTLDDVHSYVDQKDADNNFHPLVHAYLSQYYLQQTLEEAAKDPDSSINYTTPSPGIPPADFPDTNANIIQWGIAGKVWATSHRPDPSPYYDWSKNIPDGMKKDDFMKTFSVFTIPDDSTIAILGDFGTGLADGIEMLTSIMINQNPDFIIHLGDIYYAGTDEETQAYVEMFTTAFRLAGKKVPVFSIPGNHEYYSGGTPFFKYALAMNAQNGFPQYSQQASYFCLRTESSNWQFLSMDTGLNSVHWYTVGGLTDTYGPWLWFSEWDWCQDKLENFGLSGGGKTVLLSHHQLYSVTSTINDGNQVVFQSGTDAKTFQFLNANLYNTFSDYFGEINAWFWGHEHILAIFQNNELYGSDNEEPLKIARLVGNSGYEEWVGPKGSYGIANTNQHYATPMVELDSTMVTYFDPVLGLNVSSRFYNHGWALLKLSDADSGIATTYWQYPVKDYLAHIPPVSQIAKPIAVNFSETIY